One window of Artemia franciscana unplaced genomic scaffold, ASM3288406v1 Scaffold_7568, whole genome shotgun sequence genomic DNA carries:
- the LOC136043606 gene encoding zinc finger protein 813-like, with protein HFSPHLSGLHSQGNTSPVVSKDPSTSCSTKSSALECEATGLENQETCLNSRLQIRKLEGNQRTHTGKNAFKCEICHKMFSLPHVLNRHQEVHTGEKPFKCDVCDKSFSRSYVLNQHQRVHTASLNTHRRVHTGKKPFKCDVCDKTFSQAVALDTHQRVHTGEKPFKCDVCNKSFSRADVLNLHQRVHTGAKPFKCHICDKNFSQAAALNTHQRLHTGEGLFKCNVCDKTYSQAASLKAHHRLYTGTIAATLLGEILVPYPGVDD; from the exons gtcACTTTTCACCACACTTGTCTGGACTGCACTCACAGGGGAATACGTCACCAGTTGTTTCAAAGGATCCATCTACGAGCTGCTCCACGAAATCATCTGCATTGGAATGTGAAGCAACAGGCTTAGAAAATCAAGAAACATGTTTGAACAGTAGGCTgcaaattagaaaattggaagGAAATCAAAGAACGCATACAGGGAAAAATGCATTTAAATGTGAGATATGCCACAAGATGTTTTCTCTACCGCATGTTTTGAACCGCCACCAAGAAGTgcatacaggtgaaaaaccgtttaaatgtgatgtatgtgaCAAGAGCTTCTCTCGATCGTACGTTTTGAACCAGCACCAAAGAGTGCATACAG CAAGTTTGAACACGCATCGACGAGTGCATACAGGTAAGAAACCGTTTAAGTGCGATGTATGTGACAAGACATTTTCTCAAGCAGTAGCCTTAGATACACATCAAAGAGTACATACCGGTGAgaaaccatttaaatgtgacgtatgtaacaAATCCTTTTCTCGAGCGGACGTTTTGAACCTGCACCAAAGAGTACATACGGGTGCAAAACCATTTAAATGTCATATATGCGACAAGAACTTTTCTCAAGCAGCAGCTTTAAACACACACCAAAGACTACATACTGGTGAGGGACTGTTTAAGTGTAATGTTTGTGACAAAACCTATTCTCAAGCAGCATCTTTAAAGGCACATCATAGATTGTATAcag gAACTATTGCTGCTACTCTCCTGGGTGAAATTTTAGTGCCATATCCAGGTGTTGATGATA